The Octadecabacter arcticus 238 genome contains a region encoding:
- a CDS encoding cupin domain-containing protein: MDSVDFQSAVPQQHLHVFYEEPAIGLTVGVWDTTTMQEAFGPYPGDEVIIVLDGDFAMLDADDNAVRAGRGECVAFRNAVPMSWKQEGYLKKFFVTLLTPDVVTPPLATAEGAVIVVNPDSPLNQTSTTGEPVEREHVAITNDAGNMSVGIWDCQTAEFEMEPFSIHEFVHVLEGAATITEGDGTTHNVKAGDCFFIPKGTECQWKVPTYINKPALLRFVELF, encoded by the coding sequence TTGGACAGCGTTGATTTCCAGTCGGCCGTTCCGCAGCAACACCTGCATGTCTTCTATGAAGAACCCGCCATTGGGCTGACGGTTGGCGTCTGGGACACGACCACGATGCAAGAAGCGTTCGGCCCCTACCCTGGCGATGAAGTTATCATCGTGTTGGACGGCGATTTTGCGATGCTGGACGCAGATGACAATGCGGTCAGGGCAGGGCGCGGCGAGTGCGTCGCGTTTCGCAATGCCGTCCCGATGAGTTGGAAGCAGGAGGGCTACCTAAAGAAGTTCTTTGTTACCCTCCTTACACCTGACGTCGTCACGCCGCCGCTGGCAACCGCTGAAGGTGCCGTTATCGTTGTGAATCCTGATTCACCGCTGAACCAAACGTCAACGACAGGCGAACCGGTCGAGCGCGAACATGTGGCGATCACCAATGATGCCGGCAACATGAGTGTCGGGATTTGGGATTGCCAGACAGCTGAATTCGAAATGGAACCTTTTTCAATTCATGAGTTTGTGCACGTGCTGGAAGGTGCTGCAACGATCACAGAAGGGGACGGGACCACACATAATGTTAAGGCCGGAGATTGCTTTTTCATCCCCAAAGGGACCGAGTGTCAGTGGAAAGTCCCGACCTACATCAATAAACCGGCTCTTCTCCGCTTTGTTGAGTTATTCTAG
- a CDS encoding glycosyltransferase family 2 protein → MFPFNVPGDQIANQCKTSAFIEALFAYRMRWKRRRLLVRSLRRRAEITRFSGGDIPQSGVLVFSTMRNEVALVEHWLSHYRALGVTHFLIVDSGSDDGTAAVLAKQPDVSLWTTPHSYKASRFGVDWLTCLQIKHGAGRWCLTVDADELLVYPDSDTQDLRALTQHLDANGCEAFGALMLDMYPKGPIGQSRYVAGDDPIRTLPWFDANNYRAKIHPVFGNLWIQGGVRDRMFFGSQPERSPTLNKTPLVKWRRGFAYVTSTHQILPRRLNDVFDLGGAARVSGVLLHTKFLPNIAKKSAEELTRAQHFENSDLYQPYYSALIDDPDLWIDSPVKYSGTAQLESLGLMTRGTWG, encoded by the coding sequence ATGTTTCCCTTTAATGTCCCAGGGGATCAAATCGCTAATCAATGCAAAACGTCAGCCTTTATCGAAGCTCTGTTTGCTTACCGCATGCGGTGGAAGCGCAGGCGTTTGCTTGTTCGGTCTTTACGTCGGCGTGCTGAGATAACGCGCTTTTCAGGGGGGGATATCCCGCAGTCTGGCGTCTTGGTCTTTTCGACCATGCGCAATGAAGTGGCGCTTGTTGAACACTGGCTCTCACATTACCGCGCGCTTGGCGTTACGCACTTTCTGATCGTCGATAGCGGGAGTGATGATGGGACTGCCGCGGTTCTGGCCAAGCAGCCTGATGTGTCATTATGGACCACGCCGCATAGTTACAAAGCATCTCGATTCGGGGTGGATTGGCTGACATGTTTGCAGATCAAACACGGTGCTGGGCGGTGGTGCTTGACCGTCGATGCCGACGAGCTGTTGGTCTACCCCGACAGTGACACACAGGATCTGCGCGCATTAACCCAACATCTAGACGCCAACGGGTGCGAGGCATTCGGAGCGCTGATGCTGGATATGTACCCCAAGGGCCCAATCGGGCAGTCGCGTTATGTTGCGGGGGATGATCCGATTCGGACTCTTCCTTGGTTTGACGCCAACAATTACCGCGCGAAGATACATCCGGTGTTTGGCAATTTATGGATCCAAGGTGGCGTACGGGACCGGATGTTCTTTGGCAGCCAACCTGAACGATCCCCGACACTGAACAAGACACCACTGGTGAAATGGCGTCGCGGCTTTGCTTATGTTACGTCTACCCATCAAATTCTTCCACGGAGGCTGAACGATGTGTTTGACTTGGGCGGGGCTGCGCGCGTGTCTGGCGTGTTGCTGCACACGAAGTTCTTGCCCAATATCGCGAAAAAATCTGCCGAGGAATTGACCCGTGCGCAGCACTTTGAGAATAGCGATCTGTACCAGCCCTACTATAGTGCACTGATCGACGATCCCGATCTTTGGATCGATTCGCCTGTCAAATACAGTGGCACTGCGCAGCTTGAATCTCTTGGACTGATGACACGTGGAACGTGGGGTTAG
- a CDS encoding beta-1,6-N-acetylglucosaminyltransferase: MSVGVVMLVHNAFDRAEQVVRHWAAAGCPVVIHVDKNVKFATYDAFVKSVADLPDVMFSKRHRCEWGTWGIVAASQSASSMMLNNFADVRHVYLASGSCLPLRPIKDLQSYLEKRPRTDFIESATTADVPWTQGGLDFERFTLRFPFSWRKHRMLFDRYVDFQRRFKMYRRVPEGIVPHMGSQWWCLTRQTLSAILEDPDRAVYDRYFKRVWIPDESYFQTLVRLYSQSIESRSLTLSKFDYQGKPHIFYDDHLQLLRRSDCFVARKIWPHANRLYDNFLNEENPLKGAEPNPGKIDRIFSKAVERRTRGRAGLFMQSRLPRPGYENGFTSAPYSVFEGFAELFEDFEPWLGRMTGTRVHGHLYAKDRVEFEGRQKTFSGALCDNAKLRDHHAQSFLVNLIWNTRGERQCFQFGPMDSQLVSWDLAKDPNAQISVISGAWAIPLFQSNRNFSDIRAHAAELQRIESEHLDALRSTWVKARIRIWTLADFIETPMEALQTVLDEMGAKNLRRVTEAPKMADLTGFSQFLQNLKNQGMHPYLMGDFPSDAGPTAQRPSRRKPYLVR; this comes from the coding sequence ATGAGCGTCGGTGTCGTCATGTTGGTGCACAATGCATTTGACCGTGCCGAACAGGTGGTTCGTCACTGGGCGGCTGCGGGTTGCCCCGTGGTGATCCATGTCGACAAGAACGTTAAATTTGCCACCTACGATGCTTTCGTAAAAAGCGTGGCAGACTTGCCGGATGTGATGTTTTCCAAGCGCCATCGCTGTGAATGGGGCACGTGGGGTATCGTCGCTGCGTCGCAATCCGCATCAAGCATGATGTTGAATAATTTTGCTGACGTGCGTCATGTCTATTTGGCGTCTGGGTCTTGTTTGCCGCTGCGCCCGATCAAAGATCTGCAATCCTATCTGGAAAAACGCCCGCGTACCGATTTCATCGAAAGTGCGACGACGGCAGATGTTCCGTGGACCCAAGGCGGACTTGATTTTGAACGCTTCACGCTGCGGTTTCCATTCTCATGGCGTAAACATCGTATGCTATTTGACCGCTACGTTGATTTTCAACGGCGTTTCAAAATGTATCGCCGCGTGCCCGAAGGGATTGTGCCGCATATGGGATCGCAGTGGTGGTGTCTGACGCGCCAGACATTGTCAGCGATTCTAGAAGACCCCGATCGCGCCGTTTATGACAGATATTTCAAGCGGGTCTGGATTCCGGATGAAAGCTATTTTCAGACGCTTGTGCGACTCTATTCGCAAAGTATCGAAAGCCGGTCCCTCACCCTGTCGAAGTTCGACTATCAGGGCAAACCGCACATCTTTTATGACGATCATCTGCAACTGCTTCGGCGATCAGATTGCTTTGTTGCGCGCAAAATCTGGCCCCACGCGAACAGGCTTTATGACAACTTCCTGAACGAAGAAAATCCGTTGAAGGGGGCTGAACCGAACCCCGGTAAGATTGACCGTATCTTTTCGAAGGCGGTTGAACGGCGCACCCGCGGACGCGCGGGCCTGTTCATGCAAAGCCGCCTGCCCCGACCGGGGTACGAGAACGGATTTACGTCTGCGCCCTATTCAGTGTTCGAAGGCTTTGCCGAACTGTTTGAAGATTTTGAACCATGGCTTGGGCGGATGACGGGTACACGGGTTCATGGGCATTTATATGCCAAAGATCGTGTTGAATTTGAGGGCCGGCAAAAGACGTTCAGTGGCGCGTTATGCGACAATGCAAAATTACGAGACCACCATGCGCAATCCTTCCTTGTGAACCTGATTTGGAACACGCGTGGTGAGCGTCAGTGCTTTCAATTTGGCCCGATGGACAGTCAACTTGTCAGCTGGGATTTAGCCAAAGACCCCAACGCGCAGATTTCTGTGATCTCTGGAGCCTGGGCCATTCCGCTATTCCAGTCGAACCGCAATTTCTCAGATATCCGTGCGCATGCTGCTGAATTGCAGCGCATTGAGAGTGAGCATTTAGACGCGCTCCGCTCCACTTGGGTTAAGGCACGTATTCGTATCTGGACGTTAGCCGATTTTATTGAAACGCCGATGGAGGCGCTGCAAACGGTTCTTGATGAAATGGGTGCCAAGAACCTGCGCCGTGTCACTGAGGCCCCAAAAATGGCGGACCTGACAGGTTTTAGCCAGTTCCTACAAAACCTTAAGAACCAAGGAATGCACCCGTATCTGATGGGTGACTTCCCCTCCGACGCTGGCCCAACGGCGCAACGCCCGTCGCGCCGCAAACCTTATTTGGTACGCTAG
- a CDS encoding FAD-dependent oxidoreductase, which yields MTRDPRFDVLFEPVKIGPVTAPNRFYQVPHCNGMGHQYPSSMAEMRGVKAEGGWGVVNTEECEISHTSELSGAIESRLWDDSDIPVLAKMVDKIHAYGGLAGIEPAHLGAGAANNYSREIPMGPAARPIDLYEPVQARRMDKADIKAFRKMHVDAAIRAKSAGFDIVYVYAGHDMTTLMHFLQADRNDRTDEYGGSLKNRVRLLREVIEDTKDAIGDTCAIAVRLAVDEMLGKGGISSDGEGREIIEMLAELPDLWDVNVSGWENDSATSRFSDEGYQTDYIRFVKQITTKPVVGVGRFTSPDTMVSLVNKGVLDLIGAARPSIADPFLPKKIEEGRVEDIRECIGCNICVSADFLSHPMRCTQNPTMGEEWRKGWHPERIAPKTADETVLIVGAGPAGLEAARALGQRGYDVTLAEATDTIGGRVHTESQLPGLSQWRRVADYREYQISQMANVAVYLNSPLTADQVLEFEADHIVLSTGSEWDTTGIGRSNRRAILGHDAGTVMGVDAICAGEKPTGPVVIFDDDYYYMAGLIAEKLRREGHDVTYVTPTPDVSHWTHNTMEQSRIQTRLMKLGVKITPLHTLTRISSNHVDLTCIYTDAVHQIPCATLIPVAMRNPREDLFSALQERATSLTRIGDCYAPGTIAAAVYGGHRYARELGEPAVTGVPFRRELPLLADD from the coding sequence ATGACCCGCGATCCACGTTTTGATGTCCTTTTCGAACCGGTCAAAATCGGCCCCGTCACCGCCCCAAATCGATTTTATCAGGTGCCACATTGCAATGGCATGGGGCATCAATACCCGTCCTCTATGGCCGAAATGCGTGGCGTAAAGGCCGAAGGGGGTTGGGGTGTCGTCAACACAGAAGAGTGCGAAATTTCACATACTTCAGAGTTAAGCGGCGCGATCGAAAGCCGTCTTTGGGATGACAGCGACATCCCTGTTCTCGCCAAAATGGTCGACAAAATTCACGCGTACGGCGGGTTGGCCGGCATCGAGCCTGCGCACCTTGGCGCGGGTGCAGCGAACAACTACAGCCGCGAAATTCCCATGGGCCCTGCGGCGCGTCCCATTGATCTTTATGAACCTGTGCAAGCGCGACGCATGGACAAGGCCGACATCAAAGCCTTTCGAAAAATGCACGTCGATGCGGCCATTCGCGCTAAATCAGCGGGCTTTGATATTGTCTACGTCTACGCGGGACATGACATGACGACATTGATGCATTTTCTACAAGCTGACCGGAATGATCGAACGGATGAATACGGTGGCAGCCTGAAAAACCGCGTGCGCCTGCTGCGCGAGGTTATCGAGGACACCAAAGATGCAATCGGCGACACCTGCGCAATCGCTGTTCGGCTGGCTGTCGACGAAATGCTCGGCAAGGGCGGCATCTCAAGCGATGGTGAGGGTCGCGAGATTATAGAAATGCTGGCCGAGCTCCCCGACCTTTGGGACGTGAACGTCAGTGGTTGGGAAAATGACAGCGCGACCTCTCGGTTCTCGGACGAGGGGTATCAAACGGACTACATCCGTTTCGTAAAGCAGATTACGACAAAGCCAGTGGTTGGTGTCGGTCGTTTCACGTCCCCTGACACGATGGTATCGCTGGTCAATAAGGGTGTTCTGGATTTGATCGGTGCAGCCCGCCCATCCATCGCGGACCCGTTCCTGCCTAAGAAAATTGAAGAAGGCCGGGTCGAAGACATCCGTGAATGTATCGGCTGCAACATCTGCGTGTCCGCTGATTTTCTGTCTCACCCTATGCGATGCACCCAGAACCCAACGATGGGCGAAGAATGGCGCAAAGGTTGGCATCCTGAACGAATTGCGCCGAAAACTGCGGATGAAACCGTGTTGATTGTGGGCGCAGGGCCAGCAGGGCTTGAAGCAGCGCGCGCACTTGGGCAGCGCGGGTATGATGTTACGCTGGCGGAAGCGACGGACACCATCGGCGGTCGCGTCCACACTGAAAGCCAATTACCCGGCCTATCCCAATGGCGGCGTGTCGCGGATTATCGCGAATACCAGATCAGTCAAATGGCCAACGTCGCGGTCTATCTCAATAGTCCACTGACGGCTGATCAGGTTCTGGAATTCGAGGCCGATCATATTGTCCTGTCGACGGGGTCGGAGTGGGACACTACCGGAATCGGGCGCAGTAACCGACGCGCGATCCTGGGCCATGATGCAGGCACCGTGATGGGTGTGGATGCCATTTGCGCAGGCGAAAAACCAACCGGACCGGTCGTCATTTTTGACGATGATTACTATTATATGGCGGGCCTGATTGCGGAAAAGCTGCGCCGCGAAGGTCATGACGTCACCTATGTGACCCCCACGCCCGATGTTTCGCACTGGACGCACAACACAATGGAGCAGTCCCGCATTCAGACGCGATTGATGAAATTGGGGGTGAAAATTACCCCACTGCATACGTTGACCAGAATTTCTTCCAATCATGTGGATCTCACCTGTATTTACACCGATGCCGTTCACCAGATCCCCTGCGCGACCTTGATACCTGTCGCGATGCGCAACCCGCGCGAAGACCTGTTTTCTGCCCTTCAGGAACGCGCGACATCCCTGACCCGCATTGGTGATTGTTATGCACCGGGCACGATTGCCGCGGCCGTTTATGGCGGGCACCGATATGCGCGCGAACTGGGTGAACCGGCCGTGACCGGCGTGCCATTTCGCCGCGAACTCCCCCTATTGGCGGATGATTGA
- a CDS encoding IS3 family transposase (programmed frameshift) — protein sequence MKTARFSDAQIMGILKQAEGGTPVSELCREHGMSSASFYKWRAKFGGMDASLIAEMKDMSEQNRRLKRMYAEMSMQNDLLKEALGKKPLRPSRRREMAMNAVLQRGTSIALACRTFQISETCYRYSPVLSGENEEIADWLERLTENKRTWGFGLCFLYLRNVQGYGWNHKRVYRIYCELELNLRIKPKKRLKRDKPEPLAVPDAPNDTWLMDFMADQLADGRSIRTLNVLDDFNREGLCIEVDFSLPAERVVRSLDRIIEWRGKPQAIRVDNGPEYISGTLMTWAEKHGVRLEHTQPGKPQQNAYIERYNRTVRGEWLSQNIFETIEEAQNQATQWLWTYNNERPNMGIGGITPAMKLKTAA from the exons ATGAAGACAGCACGATTTAGCGACGCACAGATCATGGGCATTTTGAAACAAGCAGAGGGCGGCACGCCGGTCTCTGAGCTGTGTCGGGAGCATGGGATGAGCAGCGCCAGTTTTTATAAATGGCGGGCCAAATTCGGTGGAATGGATGCATCTTTGATTGCTGAGATGAAGGACATGTCCGAACAAAACCGGCGGCTCAAGAGGATGTATGCCGAGATGAGCATGCAGAACGATCTGCTGAAGGAGGCGCTTGGAAAAAAGC CGTTAAGGCCGTCTCGTCGACGAGAGATGGCCATGAATGCAGTCTTGCAGCGGGGCACCAGTATCGCACTTGCCTGTCGTACCTTCCAAATCAGCGAGACCTGCTATCGCTACAGCCCCGTGCTGAGCGGCGAGAACGAGGAGATCGCCGATTGGCTGGAACGGTTGACCGAGAACAAGCGCACGTGGGGCTTTGGCCTGTGCTTTTTGTATCTGCGCAACGTGCAGGGCTATGGGTGGAACCATAAGCGCGTCTATCGGATTTACTGCGAACTGGAGCTGAACTTACGGATTAAGCCCAAGAAACGACTGAAGCGGGATAAGCCTGAACCGTTGGCCGTGCCTGATGCCCCAAACGACACCTGGTTGATGGATTTCATGGCAGATCAGCTTGCGGATGGGCGATCAATACGGACGTTAAACGTGTTGGATGACTTTAATCGCGAAGGGCTATGCATCGAAGTCGACTTCTCGTTGCCCGCGGAACGCGTTGTTCGCAGCCTCGACCGGATCATCGAATGGCGCGGCAAACCCCAAGCCATTCGCGTCGACAACGGCCCAGAGTATATCAGCGGGACCTTGATGACATGGGCTGAGAAGCACGGTGTTCGACTTGAACACACCCAGCCAGGCAAACCCCAACAGAACGCTTATATCGAGCGTTACAATCGCACCGTCCGCGGCGAATGGCTGAGCCAAAACATCTTTGAAACCATTGAGGAGGCGCAGAACCAGGCAACACAATGGCTCTGGACTTACAACAACGAGCGACCCAACATGGGCATTGGCGGCATAACACCCGCAATGAAACTGAAAACAGCTGCGTGA
- the tnpA gene encoding IS200/IS605 family transposase → MDEVYPETHTKFYHRFHVVWTTKYRYKVMRGEMRERIREIIIQTCQELGVHIETGVLSTDHVHMFISVPPQIALSMVMMRIKGRSSYKIQREFPELRKRYWGQRFWARGFFSTTSGNVTDAVILQYLELHSKREPTGVSR, encoded by the coding sequence ATGGACGAAGTCTATCCTGAGACCCATACCAAATTTTATCACCGATTTCACGTCGTCTGGACAACAAAATACCGATACAAAGTTATGCGCGGTGAAATGCGTGAGCGTATCCGTGAAATCATTATCCAAACATGCCAAGAACTTGGCGTGCATATTGAGACGGGCGTATTGTCGACCGATCACGTCCACATGTTCATATCGGTCCCGCCTCAGATAGCATTGTCAATGGTGATGATGCGGATCAAGGGACGCTCGTCTTATAAGATACAGCGCGAGTTTCCCGAACTGCGCAAACGGTACTGGGGCCAGCGGTTTTGGGCTCGCGGATTTTTCTCAACAACCAGCGGCAATGTCACTGACGCTGTCATACTTCAGTATCTTGAATTACATTCAAAAAGGGAACCTACCGGCGTCAGCCGGTAG
- the galU gene encoding UTP--glucose-1-phosphate uridylyltransferase GalU, with amino-acid sequence MQKRVTKAIFPVAGLGTRFLPATKSVPKEIMTLVDRPLIQYAIDEARAAGIKEFIFVTSRGKSALEDYFDIAPELERTLRKKGKLDMLEELKSTNMESGAIAYIRQHKALGLGHAVWCARRLVANEPFAVILPDDVIAAETPCLQQMVEAHEETGGCMVAAMEVPKDKASSYGVIDIKEDFGSMVSVKGLVEKPAADEAPSNLAIIGRYILTPRIMQNLNKIKSGSGGEVQLTDAIDAELKSGHDVFGYRFRGQRFDCGSKAGFLQATVAFGLARDDLRGEFDTYLRELMSMHQAAQ; translated from the coding sequence ATGCAAAAACGTGTTACAAAAGCGATCTTTCCTGTGGCTGGCTTGGGAACGCGATTTCTGCCTGCAACGAAGTCTGTCCCCAAAGAGATCATGACGCTCGTGGATCGTCCTTTGATCCAATACGCCATTGATGAAGCCCGTGCCGCTGGCATCAAAGAGTTTATTTTTGTAACCTCACGCGGCAAATCTGCGCTTGAAGATTATTTCGATATTGCTCCGGAATTGGAACGCACGCTGCGTAAGAAGGGTAAGCTCGATATGTTGGAGGAGCTGAAATCCACTAATATGGAAAGTGGTGCAATCGCCTATATCCGGCAACACAAGGCACTGGGGCTTGGCCATGCAGTTTGGTGTGCCCGCCGCCTCGTTGCCAATGAACCGTTCGCGGTGATCCTGCCTGATGATGTGATTGCGGCTGAAACGCCCTGCCTTCAGCAGATGGTCGAAGCCCACGAGGAAACCGGTGGCTGTATGGTCGCTGCGATGGAAGTGCCAAAGGACAAAGCGTCATCTTATGGCGTGATCGACATCAAAGAAGATTTCGGGTCCATGGTGTCCGTCAAAGGTTTGGTTGAAAAACCCGCTGCCGACGAAGCGCCGTCCAATTTGGCGATCATCGGACGGTATATTCTGACGCCACGGATCATGCAGAACCTTAACAAAATCAAGAGCGGGTCAGGTGGCGAAGTTCAGCTGACCGATGCGATTGATGCCGAACTGAAAAGCGGACACGACGTGTTTGGATATCGGTTCCGTGGACAGCGGTTTGACTGCGGATCAAAGGCTGGTTTCCTGCAAGCGACAGTGGCCTTCGGACTTGCCCGCGACGATTTGCGTGGTGAATTCGACACATACCTGCGCGAATTGATGTCAATGCATCAGGCCGCACAGTAG